One Serinus canaria isolate serCan28SL12 chromosome Z, serCan2020, whole genome shotgun sequence DNA window includes the following coding sequences:
- the LOC103821861 gene encoding LOW QUALITY PROTEIN: tetraspanin-3-like (The sequence of the model RefSeq protein was modified relative to this genomic sequence to represent the inferred CDS: substituted 1 base at 1 genomic stop codon) encodes MRRIRAVVILPFLWCCVYTYTYLRFFAQSVLGFLGFIFWGTAVDQMFGGVAVIVMFKNYRYLFQESYLSLPDWLVLATALTLLPTGVLAVSISVKCSRYQQGTFMYLLLLLLCLEMSSAALACSYCVRTASQLESAISYLVHQRNWTCSXDPGNSAVDVIQRKVQCCGVHNYTDWLKASSLYHPACVPESCCKEKYSHCRGDLGHVEQLSEEGCLKKLEDQLYFSMLCIFWCCTVLSILEVLAAVSNGILMRCQPFHKLHVLDSYIFSQDYRY; translated from the coding sequence ATGAGGAGGATTAGGGCTGTGGTGATTCTACCTTTTTTGTGGTGTTGTGTGTATACCTATACCTACCTTAGGTTCTTTGCTCAATCTGTGCTGGGGTTCCTAGGCTTTATCTTCTGGGGTACAGCTGTAGATCAAATGTTTGGTGGAGTTGCAGTGATCGTGATGTTCAAGAACTACAGATATTTATTTCAGGAGTCTTACTTGTCTCTCCCTGATTGGCTTGTTCTTGCAACTGCACTGACATTGCTACCTACTGGAGTTTTGGCTGTTTCTATTTCTGTTAAGTGTTCCCGCTACCAGCAAGGGACTTTCATGtacttgctgctgctccttctttgCTTAGAAATGTCTTCAGCAGCCCTGGCATGTTCCTACTGCGTTAGGACAGCTTCTCAGCTGGAAAGTGCTATCAGTTACCTTGTTCACCAGCGCAACTGGACATGCTCCTAGGATCCTGGAAACAGTGCTGTGGATGTGATACAGAGGAAGGTGCAGTGTTGTGGGGTCCACAACTACACAGACTGGCTAAAGGCATCATCTTTGTATCATCCAGCTTGTGTTCCTGAAAGCTGCTGTAAGGAGAAGTATTCTCACTGCAGGGGAGACTTAGGCCATGTGGAGCAGCTATCCGAGGAAGGCTGTCTAAAGAAGCTGGAAGACCAGTTGTATTTTTCCATGCTGTGCATTTTTTGGTGTTGTACTGTGCTAAGCATCTTGGAGGTCTTGGCTGCTGTCAGCAATGGTATCCTCATGAGATGTCAGCCATTTCATAAACTTCATGTTCTGGACTCATATATCTTCTCACAGGACTATAGGTACTAG